One genomic region from Amaranthus tricolor cultivar Red isolate AtriRed21 chromosome 12, ASM2621246v1, whole genome shotgun sequence encodes:
- the LOC130797125 gene encoding uncharacterized protein LOC130797125, translating into MASTKPYLTLFSLFFFILSLSATLCSSESPSTPSVFDILPQFGLPKGLLPDCVKDYSFSPDDGRFVVDLEHTCYIQFDYLVYYEKRITGTLKVGSITDLKGIQVKRFLIWFDVDEIRVDLPPSDSIYFQVGIINKKLSVDQFQTIHTCRSGLSTSSGDIRAWKQIFELPAPVDQEISMLLTE; encoded by the exons ATGGCTTCCACAAAACCCTACCTCACCCTTTTCtccctcttcttcttcatcctttcCCTTTCAGCAACTCTCTGTTCCTCTGAATCTCCTTCTACTCCTTCCGTCTTTGATATTCTCCCTCAATTTGGTCTCCCTAAAGGTCTTTTGCCTGATTGCGTCAAGGACTACAGTTTCTCTCCCGATGATGGCAGATTCGTTGTTGACCTTGAGCATACTTGCTATATTCAGTTTGATTACTTGGTTTACTACGAAAAACGTATCACTGGAACTCTAAAAGTTGGCTCTATCACTGATTTGAAAGGGATTCAAGTCAAACGGTTTTTAATATGGTTTGATGTTGATGAAATTAGGGTTGATTTACCTCCTTCTGATTCAATTTACTTTCAGGTTGGTATTATTAATAAGAAGCTCAGTGTTGATCAGTTTCAAACCATTCATACTTGTCGCTCTGGACTTTCCACTTCGAGCGGCGACATTCGTGCTTGGAAGCAGATTTTTGAG CTTCCAGCTCCAGTCGACCAAGAAATCTCAATGCTGCTTACAGAGTAG
- the LOC130828447 gene encoding uncharacterized protein LOC130828447 gives MKCKSSSSDGSLTIKLDISKAYDRVEWVFLERVMLQMGFSDDWVRRIMSCITSVQFCFKLNGSIFGNLVPSWGLRQGDPISPYLFLICADAFFSLLSRAECSNIANIISTYERASSQKVNYEKTQISFSKNVLPSLRAEIASRLTVTEVLHHDKYLGLPNIMGRLKKSIFACIKERI, from the exons ATGAAGTGCAAATCCTCCTCCTCCGATGGCTCTCTTACTATCAAGCTCGACATAAGCAAAGCCTACGACCGAGTTGAATGGGTTTTCCTAGAAAGGGTGATGTTACAAATGGGATTCAGTGATGATTGGGTTAGGAGAATTATGAGTTGTATCACTAGTGTGCAATTTTGTTTTAAGCTCAATGGGAGTATTTTTGGCAACCTTGTTCCATCGTGGGGCCTTCGTCAGGGTGATCCTATCTCCCCATATTTGTTCCTTATCTGTGCCGATGCCTTCTTTTCCCTTCTCTCTCGAGCG GAATGCTCCAATATAGCTAACATTATTAGTACTTATGAGCGAGCTTCTAGTCAAAAAGTTAATTATGAGAAGACTCAAATCTCCTTTAGCAAGAATGTTCTGCCTAGCTTAAGAGCCGAGATAGCATCTAGACTTACTGTAACTGAAGTGCTTCACCATGACAAGTATCTGGGCCTCCCTAACATCATGGGTCGATTGAAGAAGTCTATCTTTGCGTGTATTAAGGAAAGAATCTAG